In one Brassica oleracea var. oleracea cultivar TO1000 chromosome C9, BOL, whole genome shotgun sequence genomic region, the following are encoded:
- the LOC106315526 gene encoding protein NDR1 → MGEGEAKAEQAAKADHKNAPSASSTPESYSKDSEGGGGGGGGDALRAICGAIFTILVLLGLIALILWLVYRPHKPRLTVVGAAIYDLNFTTPPLISTSVQFSVMARNPNRRVSIRYDKLSMYVTYRDQIITPPLPLPPLRMGHKSTVVIAPVMGGDGIPVSPEVANGLKSDEANGAVMMRVVVLGRLRWKAGAIKTGRYGFYATCDVWMRFNRSSNGQVPLLAPSTCKVDV, encoded by the coding sequence ATGGGAGAAGGAGAAGCAAAAGCTGAGCAAGCAGCCAAAGCAGACCACAAGAATGCTCCCTCCGCTTCTTCCACGCCTGAATCTTACTCCAAAGACAGCGAAGGAGGAGGCGGCGGAGGTGGAGGAGATGCTCTCCGCGCAATCTGCGGCGCCATCTTCACCATCCTCGTCCTACTAGGACTCATCGCTTTAATCCTCTGGCTCGTCTACCGTCCACACAAGCCACGCCTCACCGTCGTCGGAGCCGCCATCTACGACCTCAACTTCACGACGCCGCCGCTAATCTCAACCTCCGTTCAGTTCTCAGTCATGGCCCGTAACCCGAACCGGAGGGTCTCCATCCGCTACGACAAGCTCTCCATGTACGTCACGTACAGGGATCAGATCATAACGCCGCCGCTTCCTCTTCCGCCGCTTCGTATGGGACATAAGTCTACGGTGGTGATAGCTCCGGTGATGGGCGGCGACGGGATACCGGTTTCGCCGGAAGTGGCTAACGGGCTGAAGAGTGATGAAGCGAACGGTGCGGTCATGATGAGAGTGGTGGTTTTAGGGAGGCTACGTTGGAAAGCTGGTGCGATTAAGACCGGACGGTATGGATTTTATGCCACGTGTGATGTGTGGATGAGATTTAATCGATCTTCTAATGGTCAAGTTCCTCTTCTAGCTCCTTCAACTTGTAAAGTTGATGTCTAG
- the LOC106313786 gene encoding WAT1-related protein At4g01440 isoform X2: MGYCDGKWTPVIIMITINSALGLGNALVKKVLDGGVNHMVIATYRLAISTLFLAPIAFFWERTTRPKLTLNILVQLFFSALVGVEKLNMKSKAGMWMVMGTLICIGGALLLTMYKGVPLTKFHKLESHLLTNHNPALKPENWIVGCVLLFAGSSCFGSWMLIQSKVNDKYPCQYSSTVILSFFGTIQCALLSLIKSRDITAWILTDKLDIMTIIYAGAVAQGICTVGTSWCIRKRGPIFTSVFTPVGLVFATLFDFSILLRQICIGSVIGSGIVIFGLYIFLLGKVRQMKEECEKKLPSHFGQEESQDDEHYKKGHLMVVPMTP; encoded by the exons ATGGGTTATTGCGATGGTAAGTGGACGCCGGTAATTATTATGATTACGATAAACTCAGCGCTAGGCTTAGGTAATGCTCTGGTCAAAAAGGTACTCGATGGTGGTGTTAATCATATGGTTATAGCAACATACCGGCTCGCTATTTCTACCTTATTTTTGGCACCAATCGCATTTTTCTGGGAACG GACAACAAGACCGAAACTTACGCTCAACATCTTGGTTCAGCTTTTCTTCAGTGCTCTTGTTGG GGTAGAGAAGCTAAACATGAAAAGCAAAGCAGGTATGTGGATGGTGATGGGCACTTTGATATGCATTGGAGGAGCCTTATTACTAACAATGTACAAAGGTGTTCCCTTGACAAAATTTCACAAACTAGAATCCCATCTATTGACGAACCATAACCCCGCATTGAAACCCGAGAACTGGATCGTCGGATGCGTGCTTCTCTTCGCGGGTAGTAGCTGTTTCGGGTCGTGGATGCTAATACAATCCAAAGTGAACGACAAATACCCTTGTCAATACTCAAGTACCGTCATATTATCTTTCTTCGGCACCATTCAATGCGCCCTTTTAAGCCTCATCAAATCTAGAGATATCACGGCTTGGATCCTCACAGATAAACTGGATATCATGACCATTATTTATGCA GGAGCAGTAGCACAAGGAATATGTACAGTGGGAACATCTTGGTGCATCAGAAAGAGAGGACCTATCTTTACTTCAGTTTTCACTCCGGTGGGGCTTGTCTTCGCAACTCTATTTGATTTCTCGATCCTTCTTCGTCAAATTTGTATTGGAAG TGTTATCGGATCTGGGATTGTAATCTTCGGACTATACATATTCTTGTTGGGAAAGGTAAGGCAAATGAAGGAAGAGTGTGAAAAGAAGTTGCCTTCTCATTTTGGTCAAGAAGAAAGCCAAGATGATGAACACTACAAAAAGGGTCATCTTATGGTTGTTCCAATGACTCCTTGA
- the LOC106313786 gene encoding WAT1-related protein At4g01440 isoform X1, translated as MGYCDGKWTPVIIMITINSALGLGNALVKKVLDGGVNHMVIATYRLAISTLFLAPIAFFWERTTRPKLTLNILVQLFFSALVGASLTQYFFLLGLSYTSATIACAFISMSPAVTFVLSLVFRVEKLNMKSKAGMWMVMGTLICIGGALLLTMYKGVPLTKFHKLESHLLTNHNPALKPENWIVGCVLLFAGSSCFGSWMLIQSKVNDKYPCQYSSTVILSFFGTIQCALLSLIKSRDITAWILTDKLDIMTIIYAGAVAQGICTVGTSWCIRKRGPIFTSVFTPVGLVFATLFDFSILLRQICIGSVIGSGIVIFGLYIFLLGKVRQMKEECEKKLPSHFGQEESQDDEHYKKGHLMVVPMTP; from the exons ATGGGTTATTGCGATGGTAAGTGGACGCCGGTAATTATTATGATTACGATAAACTCAGCGCTAGGCTTAGGTAATGCTCTGGTCAAAAAGGTACTCGATGGTGGTGTTAATCATATGGTTATAGCAACATACCGGCTCGCTATTTCTACCTTATTTTTGGCACCAATCGCATTTTTCTGGGAACG GACAACAAGACCGAAACTTACGCTCAACATCTTGGTTCAGCTTTTCTTCAGTGCTCTTGTTGG GGCAAGTTTGACTCAGTATTTCTTCCTACTGGGGCTATCGTACACATCGGCTACGATAGCATGTGCTTTTATTAGTATGTCACCTGCGGTTACGTTCGTTTTATCTTTAGTATTCAG GGTAGAGAAGCTAAACATGAAAAGCAAAGCAGGTATGTGGATGGTGATGGGCACTTTGATATGCATTGGAGGAGCCTTATTACTAACAATGTACAAAGGTGTTCCCTTGACAAAATTTCACAAACTAGAATCCCATCTATTGACGAACCATAACCCCGCATTGAAACCCGAGAACTGGATCGTCGGATGCGTGCTTCTCTTCGCGGGTAGTAGCTGTTTCGGGTCGTGGATGCTAATACAATCCAAAGTGAACGACAAATACCCTTGTCAATACTCAAGTACCGTCATATTATCTTTCTTCGGCACCATTCAATGCGCCCTTTTAAGCCTCATCAAATCTAGAGATATCACGGCTTGGATCCTCACAGATAAACTGGATATCATGACCATTATTTATGCA GGAGCAGTAGCACAAGGAATATGTACAGTGGGAACATCTTGGTGCATCAGAAAGAGAGGACCTATCTTTACTTCAGTTTTCACTCCGGTGGGGCTTGTCTTCGCAACTCTATTTGATTTCTCGATCCTTCTTCGTCAAATTTGTATTGGAAG TGTTATCGGATCTGGGATTGTAATCTTCGGACTATACATATTCTTGTTGGGAAAGGTAAGGCAAATGAAGGAAGAGTGTGAAAAGAAGTTGCCTTCTCATTTTGGTCAAGAAGAAAGCCAAGATGATGAACACTACAAAAAGGGTCATCTTATGGTTGTTCCAATGACTCCTTGA